A stretch of Deltaproteobacteria bacterium DNA encodes these proteins:
- a CDS encoding SCP2 sterol-binding domain-containing protein — MAEYFGSRVEDIFNTMEVRFLPEGTQDVDVTIGYNVSGEGGGHWKVTIKKGALTVEKLDAEVSGCTAILNAKAETFVGVTLGKIDAGEALSSGNISVDGDLTVLIAVLPKAFRPFTPIVRASSIIESMPERFRPDKAEGADMKIGYDLAGEGGGQWTVIVKEGACSVKNELDGDCIVTMKMDAQVFVDLNTGKLDGATAFTSGQVKIDGDIGAAGATAKFFSKFQAEGAAEEKGEELISLKCIPSIDQRYATGPIVGKWFSGLKEKKFIASKCPNCGKLMVPPREICAQCRVRATEFVEVGPEATVTLIDVVYYASPDPLTGKIRKTPYTALFMVFDGGSRDESFAHDLNPRDIDRIKPGMKVRPVWAEKRTGTYKDLLYFEIAD; from the coding sequence ATGGCTGAATACTTTGGTTCAAGAGTAGAAGATATATTCAATACCATGGAGGTTCGCTTTCTTCCGGAGGGAACACAGGATGTGGATGTCACCATCGGATACAATGTTTCGGGAGAAGGCGGCGGACACTGGAAGGTCACGATAAAGAAGGGGGCCCTCACCGTTGAAAAACTGGACGCTGAAGTTTCAGGCTGCACGGCTATCCTCAACGCCAAGGCGGAAACTTTCGTGGGTGTTACCCTGGGGAAAATAGACGCCGGTGAGGCCCTTTCGTCAGGAAACATTTCCGTCGACGGGGATCTGACCGTTCTCATCGCGGTCCTGCCGAAGGCCTTCCGTCCCTTTACGCCCATCGTGCGGGCAAGCAGTATCATTGAAAGCATGCCCGAGCGGTTCCGTCCCGACAAGGCCGAAGGCGCTGACATGAAGATCGGTTACGATCTCGCTGGCGAGGGTGGCGGTCAGTGGACGGTGATCGTCAAGGAGGGCGCCTGCTCCGTCAAGAACGAGCTTGACGGCGACTGTATCGTCACCATGAAAATGGACGCCCAGGTCTTCGTCGATCTCAATACGGGAAAGCTCGACGGGGCGACGGCATTCACTTCGGGCCAGGTGAAGATCGACGGCGATATCGGGGCCGCCGGCGCGACGGCGAAATTCTTCTCCAAGTTTCAAGCTGAGGGCGCGGCGGAGGAAAAGGGTGAAGAACTTATCTCCCTGAAATGCATCCCGTCGATCGATCAGCGATACGCCACGGGACCCATCGTTGGCAAGTGGTTCTCGGGATTGAAGGAAAAGAAGTTCATCGCGTCCAAATGTCCCAATTGCGGAAAATTGATGGTTCCGCCCCGGGAGATCTGCGCGCAGTGCCGGGTGCGGGCCACGGAATTCGTCGAGGTTGGCCCGGAGGCTACGGTCACCCTTATAGACGTTGTGTACTATGCCAGTCCCGATCCGCTGACCGGAAAGATTCGGAAAACCCCCTATACGGCCCTGTTCATGGTCTTTGATGGAGGATCACGGGACGAGAGTTTCGCCCATGATCTGAATCCACGGGACATCGACCGGATAAAACCGGGTATGAAGGTCCGTCCGGTGTGGGCGGAAAAGCGAACGGGAACGTACAAGGATCTCCTCTACTTTGAGATCGCCGACTGA
- a CDS encoding thiolase domain-containing protein has translation MITFSERQLKVPKLARPVYLVTAGQSKFDRALPDKRTEELCIDALTQAAELINKTPAELKRYIHTCYYGHFADHFGDQLLGEAVIHDRLGLDPLGNIGVKTGGATGGSTMWEAMKAVASGYSDCTLAMGWERMDEVPTDEGNFLISCAADKDWESPLGHIYTGYYAVMAQKYWKVFGKEQASFRKTLAEIAVKHRGYARFNPYAQGPLKITVDDVLKSPVVAYPLRALDCCLMSVGAACAIICDEKTALELTKGTKNKPLRIWVTAGSHTLRPADRRDMDIPLLPNETARQYKDLGKRFPGGERYPGFTGFLAARMAAWYGYRMTGIVDPMEDLDVIELHDAFTISDVQTYEDIGLRPYGEGRKFVESGDCYHTNPHTGKPGRLPSNLSGGLIGCMHAVGATGIMQTFEIATHLWNRWGEIHGDKKIWKNFDREKPADWTNLQVKGAKRALAISHAGVGSHVTATILMDPDHLLKEDA, from the coding sequence ATGATTACATTCAGTGAACGCCAGCTGAAGGTTCCAAAGCTTGCGCGACCCGTCTATCTGGTCACGGCGGGACAGTCGAAGTTTGATCGGGCGCTCCCCGACAAGCGGACGGAAGAGCTCTGTATCGATGCCCTGACTCAGGCAGCGGAACTGATCAACAAAACGCCGGCCGAGTTAAAACGGTACATTCACACCTGTTACTACGGGCACTTCGCTGATCACTTCGGGGACCAGCTGCTCGGCGAGGCCGTCATTCACGACCGGCTCGGACTGGACCCCCTGGGGAACATCGGCGTCAAGACCGGGGGAGCCACCGGCGGATCGACCATGTGGGAAGCGATGAAGGCCGTTGCCTCGGGATACTCGGATTGTACACTGGCAATGGGATGGGAACGCATGGACGAGGTCCCCACCGATGAAGGGAACTTCCTCATTTCCTGCGCCGCCGACAAGGATTGGGAAAGCCCGCTCGGTCACATCTATACGGGCTACTACGCGGTCATGGCCCAGAAATACTGGAAGGTCTTTGGTAAAGAGCAGGCCTCCTTCCGAAAAACGCTTGCGGAGATAGCCGTCAAGCACCGCGGTTACGCACGGTTCAACCCTTACGCGCAGGGCCCCTTGAAGATCACCGTTGACGACGTCCTCAAGTCCCCTGTAGTCGCCTACCCTCTCAGGGCGCTTGATTGCTGCCTCATGAGTGTCGGCGCCGCCTGTGCCATCATCTGCGACGAAAAGACCGCACTGGAACTCACAAAGGGCACAAAGAACAAGCCTCTCAGGATCTGGGTGACGGCGGGTTCGCACACCCTGCGCCCGGCCGACAGACGGGACATGGATATCCCGCTCCTTCCCAATGAAACGGCCAGGCAGTACAAAGACCTCGGCAAACGGTTCCCGGGAGGAGAACGGTATCCCGGATTCACGGGATTCCTTGCGGCCCGCATGGCTGCCTGGTACGGGTACCGTATGACCGGCATCGTCGATCCCATGGAAGATCTTGACGTGATCGAACTCCACGATGCCTTCACGATCAGCGACGTCCAGACCTATGAGGATATCGGACTGAGACCCTACGGCGAGGGAAGAAAATTCGTCGAATCGGGCGACTGTTATCACACGAACCCGCACACGGGCAAACCGGGAAGGCTTCCCTCGAACCTTTCGGGCGGTCTGATCGGCTGCATGCACGCCGTGGGTGCGACAGGGATCATGCAGACCTTTGAAATAGCGACACACCTCTGGAACCGCTGGGGGGAAATACACGGTGACAAAAAGATATGGAAGAATTTCGACCGGGAGAAACCGGCCGACTGGACCAATCTCCAGGTGAAAGGCGCCAAACGTGCCCTGGCGATCAGTCACGCCGGGGTCGGCTCTCACGTGACGGCAACCATCCTGATGGACCCCGACCATCTTCTGAAAGAAGACGCCTGA
- a CDS encoding helix-turn-helix domain-containing protein, which translates to MNLGSILREKRKALKLTLRAVAEKAGISEGFLSQVENDVSSPSVDTLVNICNAIGIEAGEVLKEAEKKQRLVIIRQTDWEEVEFPASGFMTRRFFSPQDRKVIDSSVIAIEPGRSIPARKNVKNTQEVLCVLKGSVELFHGGETYVLFEGDSVHYWSIQQREVISNRSGDLAIVLWVGTL; encoded by the coding sequence ATGAATTTAGGATCCATACTTCGCGAGAAACGAAAAGCCCTCAAGTTGACCCTCCGGGCCGTTGCCGAGAAAGCCGGCATTTCAGAGGGTTTTCTATCCCAGGTTGAAAACGATGTCAGCTCACCGTCGGTGGATACGCTGGTGAACATCTGCAACGCCATCGGCATCGAGGCCGGCGAGGTCCTGAAGGAAGCGGAAAAAAAACAGCGGCTCGTCATCATCCGGCAGACGGATTGGGAAGAGGTCGAATTCCCCGCGTCGGGATTCATGACGCGGCGTTTCTTTTCCCCGCAGGACCGGAAAGTTATCGACAGCTCCGTGATCGCCATCGAGCCGGGCAGAAGCATACCGGCCCGGAAAAACGTGAAGAACACCCAGGAAGTCCTCTGCGTGCTGAAGGGCTCCGTCGAACTTTTTCACGGGGGGGAAACCTATGTCCTGTTCGAAGGTGATTCCGTTCACTACTGGTCGATCCAGCAGCGCGAGGTCATCTCCAACAGGTCGGGGGATCTTGCAATTGTTTTGTGGGTGGGAACTCTCTGA
- a CDS encoding acyl-CoA dehydrogenase family protein translates to MDFKFSDEQQMLRDTVRKFAEREIAPLVEEMDHEETFKEELWEKAKPLGFLGMGVPPELGGYLTDYLSFGLMGEELGKVDAGVATAFGAHGLLCANNIARNGTKEQIEKYCPPLARGERRGCMGLTEPGAGSDAVSLKTTARKEGNEYILNGTKTFISNAPIADTALIYAQGPGGLCTFIVEKEFPGYSVGKKLSKLGLRSSPTGEIILEDCRVPEENLVGGVEGKGLRQMFSGLDVERFMWSCLAIGIAQAAFDAALKYSREREQFGQPIFNFQMIQDKLATMLVELEAARLLTYKGLTCWDEGNFKEARSLAAQAKFYACEMSVRVTGEAVHIFGGYGYMKEYPVERYMRDAKVFPIGAGTTEVQKLIIGHYLRGM, encoded by the coding sequence ATGGATTTCAAGTTTTCCGATGAACAGCAGATGTTGAGAGATACGGTCCGCAAGTTCGCCGAAAGGGAGATCGCGCCGCTTGTCGAGGAGATGGACCACGAGGAAACGTTCAAGGAGGAACTCTGGGAAAAGGCGAAGCCTCTCGGTTTTCTGGGCATGGGTGTTCCACCGGAACTGGGCGGTTACCTGACGGATTATCTGTCGTTCGGTCTCATGGGAGAGGAACTGGGAAAGGTCGATGCCGGCGTCGCCACCGCCTTTGGTGCTCACGGTCTTCTCTGTGCCAACAATATCGCCCGGAACGGGACAAAGGAACAGATTGAAAAGTACTGCCCGCCGCTGGCCCGGGGTGAGCGGCGCGGATGTATGGGGTTGACCGAGCCCGGTGCGGGGTCGGATGCCGTTTCGCTGAAGACGACGGCACGGAAAGAGGGGAACGAGTATATCCTGAACGGTACCAAGACCTTCATTTCCAACGCGCCCATCGCTGACACGGCACTCATCTATGCCCAGGGACCTGGCGGCCTGTGCACGTTCATCGTTGAAAAGGAATTCCCCGGATACTCCGTGGGAAAGAAACTTTCGAAGCTTGGTCTTCGCTCGTCACCGACGGGCGAGATCATTCTCGAGGACTGCCGCGTCCCGGAAGAAAACCTGGTCGGCGGCGTCGAAGGAAAAGGTCTGCGCCAGATGTTTTCCGGTCTTGATGTGGAACGGTTCATGTGGAGCTGTCTTGCCATCGGTATCGCACAGGCGGCTTTTGATGCCGCGCTCAAGTATTCCAGGGAGCGTGAGCAGTTCGGCCAGCCCATATTCAATTTTCAGATGATACAGGACAAACTGGCGACGATGTTGGTGGAACTTGAGGCCGCCCGCCTTCTGACATACAAGGGTTTGACCTGCTGGGACGAGGGAAATTTCAAGGAAGCCCGGTCGCTGGCGGCACAGGCGAAATTCTATGCCTGTGAGATGTCGGTGCGGGTAACGGGCGAGGCTGTTCATATCTTCGGCGGGTACGGGTACATGAAGGAATATCCCGTTGAGCGGTACATGCGCGATGCCAAAGTCTTTCCCATCGGGGCGGGGACCACGGAAGTGCAGAAGCTCATCATAGGCCACTACCTCAGAGGAATGTAG
- a CDS encoding thiolase family protein, with product MGKKKNRNVGIIGIGQTEFSSHKEHQNQVEMVNEAVRYALEDANITLDDIDCVIHGNMELFEMVHQPDMWHALGSGAFGKDQFRITTGGTTGATLVCAADNLVASGMYDVVMAIGLEKLQEGHTTGGITNMADPLWFRHLQTGALTATTATMMIDEFGEDRARRAAMKYRILMDKHACLNPRAHRRFGLEYDQLEELMNTSPQLVGELRLIHMCSQSDGACVMIFAAEKKAKKFSKNPVWVRDHITVHREETFNNFGIDMPEMTHHYAARKLFERNGIKNPVEYFDVFEMYDPSAWWGLDWLREFLLLDDDEHLRMLEEGEFDLDGKLPVNPSGGVIASNPIGATAMLRPAEAALQIRGDAGPQQIKKEVRHALASGFGGTLWTVLMMLEKDLNW from the coding sequence ATGGGAAAAAAGAAAAACAGAAATGTGGGGATAATCGGCATCGGCCAGACCGAATTTTCAAGCCATAAGGAGCACCAGAACCAGGTGGAAATGGTCAACGAAGCCGTTCGATATGCACTGGAGGACGCGAACATCACGCTGGATGACATTGATTGCGTCATCCACGGGAACATGGAACTCTTCGAGATGGTCCACCAGCCTGACATGTGGCACGCGCTGGGCTCCGGTGCATTCGGAAAGGATCAGTTCAGGATCACCACGGGCGGCACCACCGGTGCCACCCTCGTCTGCGCCGCCGACAATCTCGTGGCATCGGGCATGTATGACGTGGTCATGGCCATCGGACTCGAAAAACTTCAGGAAGGGCATACCACGGGCGGCATCACCAATATGGCCGACCCCCTCTGGTTCCGCCATTTGCAGACCGGCGCCCTGACGGCCACGACGGCCACGATGATGATAGATGAATTCGGCGAAGACAGGGCACGAAGAGCGGCCATGAAGTACCGGATCCTGATGGACAAGCACGCCTGTCTCAACCCCCGTGCTCATCGGCGTTTCGGCCTCGAATACGATCAGCTTGAGGAACTGATGAACACGTCTCCCCAGCTGGTGGGTGAGCTCCGTCTGATCCACATGTGCTCACAGAGCGACGGCGCCTGCGTGATGATCTTCGCTGCCGAGAAAAAGGCCAAGAAGTTCAGCAAAAACCCCGTGTGGGTCCGGGACCACATCACCGTTCACCGGGAAGAAACCTTCAATAATTTCGGTATCGACATGCCGGAAATGACCCATCACTATGCCGCCCGGAAGCTTTTCGAGCGCAACGGCATCAAAAATCCCGTCGAGTATTTCGACGTCTTTGAAATGTACGACCCCTCCGCGTGGTGGGGCCTTGACTGGCTGCGGGAATTTCTGCTTCTGGACGATGACGAACATTTGAGAATGCTGGAGGAAGGTGAATTCGACCTGGACGGCAAGCTCCCTGTCAATCCCTCGGGCGGTGTTATCGCAAGCAACCCCATCGGGGCGACTGCAATGCTCCGCCCGGCTGAAGCGGCACTGCAGATCCGCGGCGACGCGGGTCCCCAGCAGATCAAGAAGGAGGTCCGGCACGCCCTCGCCTCGGGCTTCGGTGGAACCTTATGGACCGTTCTCATGATGCTCGAGAAAGACTTAAACTGGTAG
- a CDS encoding AMP-binding protein: MAQVMEPRFIKGADFYDDEFHRLYDRIGYPKEWIEEGKRFAPRDSYVIAHPTWYWEDLPPLPDISLYELFRETVRKHPDETAVIFFDRAISYRDLDVLIGKYAALLKDLGIGKGDVVAAMLPNSLQHWVAFFGALKIGAVHTPINVMYQEDEVRYQVTDSGAKVLLVLNLLYSKIKNLHDEGILKEVIVTDIKDFAAENAVVPGAVKFLWDIPKAPVEGTLDLFGTLDKYEPFDEPVPCKPKEDTALLLYTAGTTGRSKGVIETHFNMVFNAINHLHAAHFFTERLINYSIMPMFHTAGYFLYTLPTLYSGGTVIPIPMFDLEEAFRVIQTYGVTVLFAPPTLFIALMSNQELLKKHDLSSLILTIGCGAPVPVAVQDQWRDLTEINLTNGWGMTETNSGGCISIPGKKEKMDSIGIPVYSEMKVVDEKGAVVPRNEPGEIYYRGLQVARGYWNKPEETKETFGSDGWLHTGDRGFIDEEDFIHFVDREKDLIVASGYNLAPVEVENTLYQNPHVAEAAVIGIPHEYRGETVKAFVVLKGESKGKVSEQELIDFCKQRLATFKVPRVIEFRDALPKSAVGKILRRILKDEEAAK, translated from the coding sequence ATGGCACAGGTAATGGAACCGAGATTCATCAAGGGCGCTGATTTCTATGACGATGAGTTCCACCGTCTCTATGACCGGATCGGCTACCCGAAGGAGTGGATCGAGGAAGGGAAGCGTTTCGCGCCGAGGGATTCCTACGTTATTGCCCATCCCACCTGGTACTGGGAAGACTTGCCTCCCCTGCCGGACATCTCTCTCTATGAACTTTTCCGGGAGACCGTACGGAAACATCCCGATGAGACCGCCGTCATTTTCTTTGACCGGGCGATCAGTTACCGGGACCTCGATGTCCTCATCGGAAAATACGCGGCCCTCTTGAAGGACCTGGGAATCGGGAAAGGGGATGTGGTTGCGGCCATGCTGCCCAATTCTCTCCAGCATTGGGTGGCCTTTTTCGGCGCCCTCAAGATCGGCGCCGTTCACACACCCATAAACGTGATGTACCAGGAGGATGAGGTCCGTTACCAGGTAACCGATTCAGGCGCAAAGGTACTTCTGGTACTGAATCTCCTCTACTCGAAGATCAAGAATCTTCACGATGAAGGGATCCTCAAAGAGGTTATCGTCACGGACATCAAGGATTTCGCCGCCGAGAACGCCGTTGTGCCCGGTGCCGTGAAGTTCCTCTGGGATATACCGAAAGCGCCCGTCGAAGGGACCCTGGACCTCTTTGGAACCCTGGACAAATATGAACCATTCGACGAACCGGTCCCCTGCAAGCCGAAAGAGGACACCGCCCTGCTTCTTTACACGGCAGGGACTACTGGCCGTTCCAAGGGGGTGATCGAAACCCACTTCAACATGGTCTTCAATGCCATAAATCACCTGCACGCGGCACATTTTTTCACGGAGCGGCTCATTAATTATTCCATCATGCCCATGTTTCACACGGCCGGTTACTTCCTCTACACGCTGCCGACCCTTTATTCGGGCGGCACGGTCATCCCGATTCCCATGTTCGACCTCGAAGAGGCGTTCCGTGTGATCCAGACCTACGGTGTCACCGTTCTCTTCGCGCCGCCGACGCTCTTCATCGCCCTCATGTCAAATCAGGAACTGCTGAAAAAACACGACCTCAGCAGTCTGATCCTCACCATCGGCTGCGGCGCCCCCGTACCGGTGGCCGTACAGGACCAGTGGCGGGACCTGACGGAAATCAATCTCACCAACGGCTGGGGCATGACTGAAACGAACAGCGGCGGCTGCATTTCGATCCCCGGCAAAAAAGAAAAGATGGATTCCATCGGGATCCCTGTGTATTCGGAAATGAAGGTCGTCGATGAAAAGGGCGCCGTGGTTCCCCGGAACGAACCGGGTGAAATATACTACCGCGGCCTCCAGGTCGCCAGGGGCTACTGGAACAAACCGGAAGAAACAAAGGAAACCTTCGGCAGTGACGGTTGGCTCCATACCGGCGATCGGGGTTTTATTGATGAGGAGGACTTCATCCACTTTGTGGACCGGGAAAAGGACCTGATCGTCGCATCCGGTTACAACCTGGCGCCGGTCGAAGTGGAAAACACCCTGTATCAGAACCCTCATGTGGCAGAGGCGGCTGTCATCGGGATCCCCCACGAGTACCGGGGGGAAACGGTAAAGGCCTTCGTGGTCCTGAAAGGGGAATCGAAAGGAAAGGTGAGTGAACAGGAATTGATCGATTTCTGCAAGCAGCGACTGGCAACGTTCAAGGTGCCCCGTGTCATAGAGTTCCGTGATGCCCTGCCGAAGAGTGCCGTGGGCAAGATCCTCCGCAGAATCCTGAAGGATGAGGAAGCTGCGAAATAA
- a CDS encoding TetR/AcrR family transcriptional regulator: protein MAKNDKQEMIIDAALEVFCEKGYANTRMADIAKKAGVSYGLVYHYFESKEAFFDNIVEKWWNTLYEMLENQRQSDAELKEKLANIIRFFLDTYSNRFFLLSIFITEVSRSSLYRTERGLMRFRKFFTMCDEIMSDAQKKGILRKDVPPHYMTYIFLGAMEAFISVMVLGKEKLNRQRAERTINAIIRIFLCGAMTAAAGETGGTIDKDLCRE, encoded by the coding sequence ATGGCTAAGAACGACAAACAAGAAATGATCATTGATGCGGCTCTCGAAGTGTTCTGCGAGAAAGGCTATGCCAACACCCGCATGGCCGACATTGCCAAGAAAGCCGGCGTTTCATACGGTCTCGTGTACCATTACTTTGAAAGCAAGGAGGCCTTTTTCGACAACATCGTAGAGAAGTGGTGGAACACCCTCTATGAAATGCTCGAGAACCAGCGGCAATCGGACGCGGAACTGAAGGAGAAACTGGCGAACATCATCAGGTTTTTCCTTGATACCTACTCAAATCGTTTTTTCCTGCTTTCCATCTTCATCACGGAGGTTTCCCGCAGTTCCCTCTACCGCACGGAACGGGGACTGATGCGGTTCAGAAAGTTCTTTACCATGTGCGATGAGATCATGTCGGACGCCCAGAAGAAGGGCATTCTCAGGAAGGATGTACCGCCTCATTACATGACGTACATTTTCCTCGGAGCCATGGAAGCCTTTATCTCCGTGATGGTCCTGGGCAAGGAGAAACTGAACAGGCAGCGGGCCGAACGAACGATAAACGCCATCATCCGGATATTTCTCTGCGGTGCGATGACCGCCGCGGCGGGAGAAACGGGAGGAACCATCGATAAGGACCTGTGCCGCGAATAA
- a CDS encoding acyl-CoA dehydrogenase family protein: protein MVELNSEELMLAETMYKWAVNEIAPIQEEIDEEDRLPDGFFKKLGDLGMLGITIDEKYGGSGQGILMQTLAVEQLSRISPALGMTYGAHSNLCANNIHKNGNEAQKSKYLPPMCTGERVGALCLTEPNAGSDALGGMRTVAMKDDGSYRMNGTKMFITNGNIAGTLLVYAKTAPELGAHGISAFIVDADTPGVSVSRKLKKCGMRGSPTCELVFEDVPVPAENLLLAENQGVAVVTSGLAYERIVLSGGSLGMAEQALQYSVQYAKEREQFGRPIKDFEMIQQKIADMYCLVEASRGLVYRAARFADGPEGKRGGKGTELDKLAAAAILFAAESATKVACEGIQIHGGYGYCLEYPIQKLWRDAKLYEIGAGTSEIRRIIIARELFRD from the coding sequence ATGGTGGAATTGAACAGTGAAGAACTCATGCTGGCCGAAACAATGTACAAGTGGGCCGTGAACGAGATCGCGCCGATCCAGGAGGAGATCGATGAGGAAGATCGCCTTCCCGATGGTTTTTTCAAGAAGCTCGGAGATCTGGGGATGCTGGGGATCACCATCGACGAGAAATACGGCGGCTCCGGACAGGGTATCCTGATGCAGACCCTCGCCGTGGAACAGTTGAGCCGTATTTCACCGGCTCTGGGTATGACCTACGGTGCCCATTCGAACCTCTGTGCCAATAATATTCACAAGAACGGCAATGAGGCGCAGAAGTCGAAATACCTTCCTCCCATGTGCACGGGAGAACGGGTAGGGGCCCTGTGTCTCACGGAGCCCAATGCCGGTTCCGACGCCCTGGGGGGAATGCGGACCGTGGCCATGAAGGATGACGGTTCCTACCGCATGAACGGAACAAAGATGTTCATTACGAACGGGAACATCGCCGGGACGCTGCTGGTGTATGCGAAGACCGCCCCCGAGCTGGGGGCCCACGGTATCAGCGCCTTCATCGTTGATGCCGATACGCCCGGTGTTTCCGTATCGAGAAAGCTTAAGAAGTGCGGCATGCGCGGGTCACCCACCTGCGAACTCGTCTTCGAGGATGTGCCGGTTCCCGCCGAAAATCTTCTCCTTGCGGAAAATCAGGGTGTCGCCGTGGTCACTTCCGGCCTTGCCTATGAACGAATCGTGCTTTCCGGCGGTTCCCTGGGCATGGCGGAACAGGCCCTGCAGTATTCCGTACAATATGCGAAAGAAAGGGAACAGTTCGGAAGGCCCATAAAGGATTTCGAGATGATCCAGCAGAAGATCGCCGACATGTATTGTCTTGTGGAGGCCTCCCGGGGGCTGGTGTACCGGGCGGCCCGGTTTGCCGACGGCCCTGAGGGTAAACGCGGCGGCAAGGGAACGGAACTGGACAAACTGGCGGCGGCGGCGATCCTTTTCGCCGCGGAATCGGCTACGAAGGTGGCCTGTGAAGGAATTCAGATCCACGGCGGGTATGGATACTGTCTTGAGTATCCGATCCAGAAGCTCTGGCGGGACGCGAAGCTGTACGAGATAGGCGCGGGAACATCCGAGATCAGGAGGATCATCATCGCCCGCGAGCTCTTCCGTGACTGA
- a CDS encoding thiolase family protein gives MKRVAVCAVAQHKCDSNLWYKRFQGMLLDVLEEIQEQTGVNFSEENGVQTIVTASDDVFDARTISDNGMTDVVGAHYREEEKMAQDGLNALGYAMAIILSGHQDLVYVAGHCKESQAESRNMCTNLAYDPFYGRAMGLDYLNTSALQARAYMEKSGLTEEQLAKVVVRARQWAARNPKANATGQVEPGEVMFSPMLCDPIRTLHAYPVSDGAVAILLASEERAHEFTDNPVWLTGFGSCMDSYFLGDRDLTGNFALKKAAARAYRMAGVKNPRKDVDLVELMDCYAYQQPLWLEGLGFCDEGTGGGFIDENGPAQCNVNLSGGMLAGNPLMTGGLYRAAEAVLQLQGKAGEHQAADVKRAVAHSITGGAGQFHSVLVLEK, from the coding sequence ATGAAAAGGGTTGCCGTCTGTGCTGTCGCACAGCACAAATGTGATTCAAATCTCTGGTACAAGCGGTTTCAGGGCATGCTCCTTGATGTTCTCGAAGAAATTCAGGAACAGACAGGCGTGAACTTCTCTGAAGAAAACGGCGTTCAGACCATTGTCACCGCCTCGGACGATGTCTTCGACGCCCGGACCATATCCGACAACGGCATGACCGATGTTGTCGGTGCGCACTACCGCGAGGAGGAAAAAATGGCCCAGGACGGGCTCAACGCCCTGGGGTACGCCATGGCGATAATCCTCTCGGGACATCAGGACCTGGTGTATGTCGCCGGTCACTGCAAGGAATCCCAGGCCGAGAGCAGGAACATGTGCACCAATCTCGCCTATGATCCTTTTTACGGCAGGGCCATGGGCCTTGACTATCTGAACACCTCGGCACTTCAGGCACGGGCATACATGGAAAAATCAGGCCTGACCGAAGAACAGCTGGCAAAGGTCGTCGTCAGGGCACGACAGTGGGCGGCGCGGAACCCAAAGGCGAACGCGACGGGACAGGTGGAACCGGGGGAAGTCATGTTCTCACCCATGCTCTGTGATCCCATTCGCACGCTCCATGCCTATCCCGTTTCAGATGGCGCCGTGGCGATTCTGCTCGCCTCTGAGGAGCGGGCCCATGAATTCACGGACAATCCCGTATGGCTCACGGGGTTCGGCAGCTGCATGGACTCATACTTTCTGGGAGACCGGGACCTGACGGGCAATTTCGCCCTGAAGAAGGCGGCCGCGCGTGCCTACCGCATGGCAGGCGTAAAGAACCCCAGAAAAGACGTGGACCTTGTGGAACTCATGGACTGTTACGCATACCAGCAGCCCCTGTGGCTCGAAGGCCTCGGTTTCTGTGATGAAGGAACGGGAGGCGGTTTCATCGACGAAAACGGACCGGCACAGTGCAACGTCAATCTTTCGGGCGGCATGCTGGCCGGAAATCCCCTCATGACGGGCGGCCTGTATCGTGCCGCGGAGGCAGTGCTCCAGCTCCAGGGTAAGGCGGGCGAACATCAGGCAGCTGATGTGAAGCGGGCCGTTGCCCACAGCATCACCGGAGGCGCGGGTCAATTTCATTCAGTCCTCGTGCTGGAGAAATAA
- a CDS encoding PHP domain-containing protein: protein MRLKGQLHIHTTFSDGRLTPQEAADTYARLGFDFIAFTDHDHLLKPSYRDAVTSVKTELMVFFGIELTVGTPFGYVHVSRIEGDTEILHTFNHPGDYGFTMKQTITCINDVAKEYPIDAVEITHHGFLTPEYDIDAIPYPKVASDDSHTTLGCGRAWIEVDCPKDRDSIIRTIKAGDVINCYARGQARAIMLA, encoded by the coding sequence ATGCGCCTGAAAGGTCAGCTTCATATTCACACAACATTCTCCGACGGCAGGCTGACACCGCAGGAAGCAGCCGACACGTATGCCAGGCTGGGGTTCGATTTCATCGCGTTCACCGACCATGACCATCTTTTGAAACCGAGTTATCGTGATGCCGTCACCAGTGTGAAGACGGAGCTTATGGTTTTTTTCGGGATCGAACTGACCGTGGGCACACCTTTCGGGTATGTTCATGTCAGCCGCATCGAAGGAGATACCGAGATACTCCACACCTTCAATCACCCGGGAGACTATGGCTTTACCATGAAACAAACCATCACCTGCATCAACGACGTGGCGAAGGAGTACCCCATCGATGCCGTGGAGATCACCCACCACGGTTTTCTCACACCCGAATATGATATTGATGCCATCCCCTACCCCAAGGTCGCCTCGGATGACTCGCACACGACACTGGGGTGCGGGCGGGCATGGATAGAGGTTGACTGTCCGAAGGACAGAGATTCCATCATCAGAACAATCAAAGCCGGCGATGTGATTAATTGCTATGCCAGGGGCCAGGCACGGGCGATAATGTTGGCTTGA